In one window of Gossypium arboreum isolate Shixiya-1 chromosome 4, ASM2569848v2, whole genome shotgun sequence DNA:
- the LOC108459421 gene encoding UMP-CMP kinase 3-like encodes MGTANDSSKDISDRLAEKHPKVVFVLGGPGSGKGTQCEKIVQHFGYTHLSAGDLLRAEKNSGSENGIMIQNMMNEGKIVPSEVTIKLLQKAMLDSGNDKFLIDGFPRNEENRAAFEALTKIEPEFVLYFNCPEKEMERRILNRNQGREDDNIETIRKRFKVFLESSLPVIEYYKGKGKVREIDAAKPVEEVFEEVKAIFNPKVPKVPKDENVEGRCVCCAIL; translated from the exons ATGGGAACAGCCAATGATTCAAGCAAG GATATCTCTGATCGTTTGGCTGAGAAACACCCAAAGGTGGTTTTTGTTTTag GTGGTCCGGGTAGTGGCAAAGGTACCCAATGTGAGAAAATTGTTCAACATTTTGGTTACACTCATCTTAGTGCAGGAGATCTTCTCCGAGCTGAAAAAAACTCTGGTTCTGAAAATGG AATCATGATTCAGAACATGATGAATGAAGGAAAGATTGTTCCTTCCGAGGTAACAATTAAGCTTCTTCAAAAAGCAATGTTGGATAGTGGTAATGACAAGTTCCTTATTGATGGTTTTCCTCGTAATGAAGAAAACCGAGCTGCATTTGAAGCTCTT ACTAAAATTGAGCCAGAATTTGTCCTGTATTTTAATTGTCCTGAAAAAGAAATGGAGAGGCGAATTCTTAATAGAAACCAG GGAAGAGAAGATGATAACATTGAAACAATAAGGAAGCGATTTAAGGTGTTTCTAGAGTCTAGTCTTCCTGTAATTGAGTACTATAAAGGAAAGGGCAAGGTTCGAGAG ATTGATGCTGCAAAGCCGGTTGAAGAGGTATTTGAGGAGGTTAAAGCTATTTTCAACCCAAAAGTCCCAAAAGTCCCAAAAGACGAAAATGTTGAGGGGAGATGCGTGTGTTGTGCTATTCTGTAG